The sequence CGTTCGATCGCAGCGAGGCTGCCGTTCTCGTAGCGGCGCTCGACCCACGCGATCCGGAACGAATCCCGCGAGGCGCGGATCACGCTGGAGACATCGACCGCGATCTGGATCTTGCCGACTTTGGTGAAGGGATCGTTGGTGCGGGCATAATCATTGAGCGCGATCGCGCCGCGGTCGGTGACGAAGTCGTAGGCTGTCAGCCAATTCTGCCGAACGATGATCGGATCGACCGGGATCGACCGCACCTGCTCGATGAATCTCGCCAGATGCCAGGCGACCTGGCCGTCGGTCGGTTTATAGTCGGCGATCGCTGGCGCCACGGCTTGGGCCTGGCCGAGCTGGTCGACCTGCACCACCCACGGCACCACGGTGCCGCGCATGGCGTGCCAGACGAGTCCTCCGGCTAATCCCGCGGCGAGCGCCAGATTGCCGAATGCGATCAGCCGCCAGTTGCGCGCCTGCACCCGCGCCGAGCCGATGCGCTCGTCCCAAACTTGAGCGGCTTTTTGATACGGCGTCTCGGGCGCTGGCGTCTTGCCGTAGCGGACGCTGGGTCTGCGGAATGGATTCATGCGCGGTCATCCTGATTGAGAGGAACGGAATTCGAGCCGCCGTGATCGCCGGAGCGGACCGCGTGGGCGGCAGTGGATGCGCCGCTTTTCATGCTCTGGACCCGGTGCAGGCGTTGCGCCCAGGTGGGGGTGCCGGCGCTCGGTGAGGACGATGATGATGACGAAGACGACGGCGACATCCCGGCGAGCGAACCAACGCCGCGTGCGCCGGCACCCATCGCGCTGCCGGCGATGCTGGCGCCGGCGCGGGCTCCCATAGCTCCCGCTACACCCAGTCCGCCAGCCGCGAGCGCCGTGCCGACCGCGGCTCCGGCGCCGAGTTGCGGCGCGCCTGACACGAGGCCCGCCGCGACCGAAGGCGCGAAGATGCCGAGCCCGAACAGCGACAACGCTGCCAGCATGATCGCGAGCGCGTCCTCGATGGTCGGCTGATCGCCGCCGAAGCCTTGCGTGAATTCGCTGAAGAGCGAGGTGCCGATACCGACGATGACGGCGAGCACCAGGATCTTCACGCCGGAGGCGACGACATTGCCGAGTACTTTTTCGGCAAGGAACGACGTCTTGTTGAACAGCGCGAACGGAATCAGCACGAAGCCGGCGAGCGTCGTCAGCTTGAACTCGATCAGCGTGATGAAGAGCTGCACCGCCAGGATGAAGAAGGCGGCGACGACGATGACCCAGGCGACCAGCAGCACGAAGATCTGCACGAAGTTCGTGAAGAACGAGACGTAGCCCATCAGTCCGCTGGCCGCCTCGAGCAATGGCTTGCCGGCATCGACACCGACCTGGGCGAGTTTGCCGGGCCGCAGGAAGTCGGCCGACGACAGCGCCGAACCGGCAGCCTTGAGCCCCAACTGGGAGAAGCTCTCGAACACCACCCGGCACAGGCTGTTGAAGTTGCCGATGATGAAGGCGAAGAAGCCGATATAGAGTGTCTTCTTGATCAACCGCGCGATGACGTCGTCATCCGCGGACATCGCCCAGAACAGGCCGGCCAGCGTAATGTCGATCCCGATCAGCGTTGTGCTGAGGAACTGGACATCGCCGCCGACCAAGCCGAAGCCGGAATCGATGTAGCGGGTGAACACGTCGAGGAAGCGATCGATGACACCGGTGTTGTTCATGGCTCACTTCCCTACGGGTGGCGGCAGGATGCGCTGGCGCGCTTCCGCCCAGGCGCTTTGGCAATCGGCATCGTCGGCAGCAGCTTTTGGCCCCAGCGCGCTGCAGCGCAGCAGGCGGGCATCGAGCGGATCGCTCGCCGGCGGCGGAGCCTCGTCGCGGGCTTGCCGCAATGGGATCGTGCAGCCGGTCGCGGCGAGCGCGAGTAACGAGAGGACTGCGGTGCGAACGAGGGTGATCATGCGTGGCCTCAATGGAACATCTGGACGGATTGCGGCTGATAGCCTCGGCCGCTCGTCAAGAATCTGCGCACCTGCTCGCGGGCCTGGTCTTCACCGGCGGTCTGCCGCGCCTGCTCGATCGACTGCGCGCGGCCTTGCGCGGCGACGAGCGCGGTCAGATCGGCCATCTGCCGGGCCTGCACCGCGAGCAATTGATTGCCGGCTTGGCTGACCTGCAGCACGCCGACCGCCGATTGGCTGGCGCCGATCAAGGTGTCGGTATGTGATTGCGTGGCGAGGAGGTTGTTGACGGCGGTCGCGCCGACGCTCATCGAATGCTGGAACGCCGAGACTGAGGTCTGCCAGCGATCACGCGCGCCATTGATCAACTGATGATCGCTCTGCGACGCACTGAAGCCCTGGTACTTCTGGAACGTCTGCTCGATCGCCTGGACGTCATAGGCGATCTTGTCGACCTGCTTGAGCAGGTTCTGGGTTTGCGTGAAGGTGCGGTCGATGTCGTTGAGCAGTGACGTGGGTAGGCTGGTGAGATGCCGGGCCTGATTGAGCAGCATCTGAGTCTGGTTCTGCAACGCCGTGAGCTGGTTATCGATCTGCTTCAGCGTATTCGCCGCCGTCATCAGGTTCTGGCTGTAGTTCGACGGATCGAACACAGCGATCTGCGCCGGGCAGGGAACGGCCGCGAGGAGGGAGGCCGAGATTGTAATGACGACTGCAAGCGAGCGGATACGAGTCATGGCGATGGCTCCGTGATGAAGGTGGGAAGAAGGTCGGCCGCCCAGTCATTGCCCTTGCGGCGCAGCCACGCGGCGGCGAACCCGTCGCGGCCGTGCTCGGCAACGAGTTCGGCGATGGTGACCTGGTCGGTCTTGGACGACGCGGCGGTGAAGGCGAGCGCGGCATCGCCGAGGCCGAGCTCGAACAGGCGGTTGCCGCGGCGGGACTGGCAGTAGTAATCGCGCTTCGGTGTCGCCCGGCTGATGATCTCGATCTGGCGGTCGTTCAGCCCGAACCGGTGATAGACCGTCATGATCTGCGGTTCGATCGCCCGCTCGTTCGGCAGGAACAGCCGGGTGGGACAGCTCTCGACGATGGCGGCCGCAATCGCGCTGCCCTCGATGTCGGCGAGGGATTGCGTGGCGAACACCACCGAGGCGTTCTTCTTGCGCAAGGTCTTGAGCCATTCGCGCAATTGCTGCGCGAAGCCGATGTCGTCGAGCGCGAGCCAACCCTCGTCGATAATCAGGAGCGTCGGTGAGCCGTCGAGCCGGCCTTCAATGCGATGGAACAGATAGGAGAGCGCGGCGGAGGCCGCGGCGCTGCCGATCAGGCCCTCGGTCTCGAACGCTTGCACCGGCGCATCGCCGAGGCGTTCGGCCTCGGCATCGAGCAAGCGGCCGAATGGCCCGCCTAGACAATAAGGCCGTAGAGCCTGCTTCAGGGCGGTCGATTGAAGAAGAACAGAGAGTCCTGTCAACGTCCGCTCGCCGGCTGGCGCGGAGGCCAGCGACGTTAGCGCGGTCCACAGATGCTCCTTGGCTTCCGGCGTGACGGTGATGCCTTCGCGGGCGAGGATCGACGCGATCCATTCCGCCGCCCAGCCGCGCTCGGCCGCATCGTCGATCGCAGCCAGCGGCTGCAACGTAACGGAGGTCGCGCTGTCGTCGGACAAAGCGCCGCCGAGATCGTGCCAGTCGCCGCCCATGGCGATCGCCGCGGCGCGTATGCTACCACCGAAATCGAACGCGAAAATCTGGCTGTGCTCGTAGCGGCGAAACTGCAGCGCCATCAGCGCCAGCAGCACGGACTTGCCGGCGCCGGTCGGACCGACGATCAGGGTGTGGCCGACATCGCCGACATGGACAGAGAACCGGAACGGGGTCGCGCCTTCGGTCTTGGCGAAGAACAGCGGGGGGGCACCGAGGTGCTCGTCCCGTTCCGGCCCCGCCCATACCGCGGAGAGCGGAATCATATGGGCGAGATTGAGGGTGGAGACCGGCGGCTGTCGGACATTGGCGTAGACATGGCCGGGCAGGGAGCCGAGCCAGGCCTCTATCGCATTCACCGTCTCGACGATGCAGTTGAAGTCGCGGCCCTGAATGACCTTCTCGACCAGCCGCAGCTTCTCGTCGGCGGTGCGCGGATCGGCATCCCACACCGTGATGGTCGCGGTGACATAGGCCTGGCCGATCATGTCGCTGCCGAGCTCTTGCAAAGCGGCGTCGGCATCGGCGGCCTTGTTGGCCGCGTCGGTATCCAGCAGCGTCGAGGCCTCGTTGGTCATCACCTCCTTCAGGATGGCCGCGACACTCTTCCGCTTGGCGAACCATTGCCGGCGGATCTTGGTGAGCAGCTTGGTGGCATCGGTCTTGTCGAGCATGATCGCCCGCGTCGACCAACGATACGGAAACGCGAGTTGGTTCAACTCATCCAGAACGCCGGGGAAGGTCGCGGTCGGAAATCCGATCACGCTGAGCGTTCGCAGATGTTGCGATCCCAATCGCGGCTCAAGTCCGCCCGCCATCGGCTCATCGACCAGCAACGCGTCGAGCTGCATCGGGATCTCGGGCACCCGCACGCGATGGCGTTTGGTCGAGATACAGGCGTGCAGGTAAGTCAGCGTCTCGCTATCATCGAGCCACGCGGCGTCGGGGACAAAACCTTCGATCAGTTGCAGCACGCGCCCGGTGCGATCGATGAATCCGCGCAGCACCTCGTGGCCATCGACACCGCCGCGCTCGCGCCCTTCATAGAGCCAGGCTTCGGCGCGCGCGGCGTCTTCCGCCGGCGGCAGCCAGCACAGCGTCAAATAATAAGCGCTCTCGAAATGCGCCTCCTGCTCTTCGAACTGCGCGCGGCGCTCGGCATCGACCAACGCCGACACCGGATCGGGAAAGCGGCTGTCCGGATAGCGGTTGGCGGCGTTGCGCTGCGCCTCGACGAAGATCGCCCAGCCCGAGCCCAATCGTCGCAACGCGTTGTTGAGACGCGCCGTGGTGCCGACGAGTTCTGAAGGTGTCGCGGAATCCAGATCTGGTCCGCGAAACCGGGCGGTGCGCTGGAAGCTGCCGTCCTTGTTGAGGACGACGCCGGGCGCGATCAGTGCAGCCCAGGGTAGGAAGTCCGCGAGGAGAGCAGGACGCTTGCGATATTCGGCGAGGTTCATCATCGCGTTACCCTCCGAAATGCGCGGGATAGCGCAGGTGACGCCGCACGACATCGACGAATTGCGCGTCGCGCTTCGCGGCCCACACCGCGGCCGCGTGTCCGATCGCCCACAGCAGGAGACCTGGAATCCACAGCCGCAGGCCGAGGCCGATCGCTGCCGCGAGCGTGCCGTTGGCGATGGCGACCGTGCGCGGCGCGCCGCCGAGCAGGATCGGGTCGCTCAAGGACCGATGCACGGGCGCGTAAAAGCCGGGAACGGGTTCGACGGGCTCAGTCATCAGATCACCGCACCGCCGCCGAACGAGAAGAACGACAGGAAGAAACTCGACGCCGCGAACGCGATCGACAACCCGAACACGATCTGGATCAGCCGCCGGAAACCGCCCGAGGTGTCGCCGAAGGCGAGCGTGAGTCCGGTCGTCACGATGATGATGACCGCGATGATCTTGGAGACCGGCCCCTCGACCGATTGCAGGATCTGATTGAGCGGTTGCTCCCACGGCATGTTGGCGCCGGCCGCGTGTGCGGGAAGCGTGGTCAAGGCGAACAAGATCGCCGTGATGGGCAGACGGCTTGGCGGACGAACGCGATGAACGATCATGATGAGATACTTTCGGGGATGGTTTCGGGGTTGCTGGAGACGAGGACGTAGTCGCCACCCGGCGCGAGCTCGCGGACCGCGGCCAACTCGGCGACGCGGCGTTGGGAGCCGCGGCCTTCGAGGACGACGATGAGATTGATCGTCTCCGCGATCAGCGCGCGCGGCACGGTGACGACTGCTTCCTGGATGAGCTGTTCGAGGCGGCGCAACGCACCGATGGCCGAACCGGCGTGGATGGTGCCGATACCGCCGGGATGGCCGGTGCCCCAGGCTTTGAGAAGCTCCAGCGCCTCGGCGCCGCGCACTTCGCCAACGGGGATTCGGTCTGGCCGCAGCCGCAATGACGAGCGCACCAGGTCGGACAGCGAGGCGACGCCGTCCTTGGTGCGTAGCGCCACCAAGTTCGGCGCCGCGCATTGCAGTTCGCGCGTATCCTCGATCAGCACCACGCGGTCGGAGGTCTTGGCGACCTCGGCCAGCAGCGCGTTGACCAGTGTGGTCTTGCCGGTTGAGGTGCCGCCGGCCACCAACACGTTTCGGCGCTTTTGAACGGCGAGGCGCAGCAGATCGGCTTGTCGCGATTGCATGATGCCAGCGGCGACATAATCGTCGAGCGTGAACACCGCGACCGCCGGCTTGCGGATTGCGAATGTGGGGGCGGCGACGACAGGCGGGATCAAACCTTCGAAGCGCTCACCGGTTTCCGGCAGTTCGGCGGAGACCCGTGGCGAACCCGGATGCACTTCGGTGCCGACGTGATGCGCGACCAGGCGTACGATGCGCTCGCCATCGGCCGGCGACAGCCGTTCGCCGGTGTCTTCCAGTCCACCCTTGAGCCGATCGATCCAAAGCCGGCCGTCGGGGTTGAGCATCACCTCGACGACGGATGAATCCTGCAGGAAGGTGGCGATGGCCGGGCCGAGCGCCGTGCGCAACATGCGTGCACCGCGAGACGCGGTTTCATCGAAGCGTGCGGTCCCAGCCATCGCGTCCCCCAAGCCGTTCGGTCGCGTATGCACCGAACGTCGGGGACAAGTAGAAAAGGCATGAACGCCCACTCCGCAACAAGCCAATGCTGGTGGGCGAAGGATGGCGTAGACAAACTTGCGATCGGCGGAATCGACACGTCGCTGATTGGCCGGCGGTAAGATGAACTGGCCGCTGTGAAGGTGCTAGGCGGCGCGTGTGCCAGCCGAAGAACGGACCGACATCAACGGCACGACGCGGGGCGAAGCGGCCGGTACGAGGGAGGGGGAGGATATGGTTTTCGCGGAGACGCCCCGACCTTGTTCGTCGCATTCCCGGGCATAGGCCAACACCGTCTCCGCGTCACGTCCGAGCAACATGCTGGCGATGCGTCGCGCCCGCGCGGCGCGGGCCTGCCAAAGCGACGGATCGGACGACTGAGTTTCGGCCATGGCGCGACTCATCAATGGCTGCGACATCAAAATGATGGCGAGAGAAAATTCGAAGTACAATCCTTGTCATTCTCGCGATTTTGAGTCCTTGGGCCGATTCGGGTTTGACGCTGACGCGACGGGGAGTATGTCCGGCGTCTAATCGAACTGTTTGGTCATACGGCCCGAGCAGATAACGGGATACATCTGCTCTTCCTGCGCCACTGGCAAAGCAGCGCTTCGCAGAACCGCTGCGGCGCGGTAAGTAAAAAAGATACTCCTATTGCGATCACCAAAATGCTTCCCGCTACACCCGAAGAGAAACAGGACATCATCGACTACCTGCGTTCGCAGGCTCCCGACCTCACGGTCGAGTTTCTGCAGAAGGTCTATGTCGAGAACGTCTTGAGCCATCAACACGCGGGAAGCGCTGCTAGCGTCCACAGGCGCTGCGCAAATTGTGTTGCCTAGGTCGGGAAACGCCACGGAAAAGCCCAAGCAAGCGGATTTCAAGGCACGGGTCGAGCATGTGTGTTCGGTCAGCCTCGCAGGCCAGACGCACGAGCAACGGCGTCACCTCTTCAAGACATCGCTCGATGAAGCATGGCGTTTTTCAAATTGGCTGACCCATATGGCGAAAAATCCTATCGTGCCGGACGAAGGCCTGTTCCTGGAGGGACGTCTGATAGGCACCGCTCAGGTCGGCGATCTTGGCGATCGCGCGCCTGTCGCCCCAAATGATCTGCACGAAAGCGAGGCCCCAGTCGCCGCAGAATTCATCCGCGGTCAGGCCGTTCTCGGCAGCTAGGCGTGAGGTGAAGCTGGTCGGCGTCTCGCTTGGGCCAAGCGGGATGGTGAGCGGCAGCCGGGTCAAAATTTCGCCCGCTTTCGGGTGCGCTTCTTTTTCTTGTGCCTCAGGGCGAGAATTCGCTGAAGGGAGACACGAAAACCCCGATAGCGGCGGGCGCGATAATCACATTGACCATCAAAACCGCCGAGGGAAAATCGGGACAGGTAAAATTCAAAAAGTAGGAAAATCAATTGCGGGGCGAACTCCCTGACGGATTGGATGCCATTCAACGAACAAGATCGTGCGATCACATCGGTTATGCGATCCAAACCCGTTGCCCGCCACGCCGGCCGGGCGTTGGCTCGGTCTGCGGCCCCTGTCATTTCTTTTGCTTTGTTCGCAGCCGATGCAGGGCGGGAGCTGCGAGCAGTCAGAAGCCGCCTGCAGTGCAAGTCGGTCCGAGCGCAGCCTTGGTAGGTGCCGTGTCTTCTTCTCTTACAGGGCCGGAGCCAACGCATCGATGATGCGGCAATCAGCAATCGTTCCACAACTGCATTGGTTGATCACGCTATCCAACTCGGCCCGGAGGGCCTTTAGGTCCGATATCTTGCGGTCTACTTGTCTAAGATGTTCTCGAGCGATTGCGTCTACAGATTCACAAGATCGCTGCTTTTCGTCGGAAAGGTCGAGCAAGTTGCGCACTTGGTCCAATGTGAAGCCCAGTTCTCTTGCGCGGCGTATAAAGCTTAGTCTGGCCAGATGCTCCGGAGCGTAAGACCGGTAATTGCCTGTGGTGCGACTGGGTGCCGGAAGAAGGCCAATGTTCTCATAGTACCGTATCGTCTCGACCTTGGTGGTGGTTGCCTTGGAGAGGTCGCCGATTTTTAGGACTTGCACGGACATGCGCCATTGACCCTCTAGTTGCTACAGGGTCTATATGAGTAGTCACGTCGAAAAAGTCGAGGTGACAAGTGACAGTTTTTTCCGTGCCGAGCCGGGTGACCCAGCCGCTTTCCTTCCGCGTCGTAGGCCTCGATTGTCAAAACGAGATCCGTCAACTGAAGAGCGCGGTTGGTCCGCTTGTGGGTGGTGAAGACAACCTCTCCTTCGACACCAAGGCCGGTCGGATGGACGTTGCGCCAGGTGTTTCCCCAGGGATTAATGCCATTTTAGTTGCGGTCGCCACCACAGGTATGGTCGCGGAATTGTTAAGCGACCAAAAGACACCATTGAGCGTATCGGCGACGGACACCGTTTGTGTGGGCTGCGCTGGCGACGTTGCTTTCACCGCTCCCGTACCTGCCGCAGTCCCAGACGGAGTGGTGTTCAAGATCCATGGTATGGATTGCGGGGACGAAGTCGCGGCTCTCAAGCGCGAAGTCGGATCGTTGGTCGGCGAGGACAGGCTTGTATTCGATCTCATCAACGGCCGGATGTCCGTGAGCGGCAATCCCGATGCAGCCATGTTGGCAAGCATCGAGAAGGCTGTTGCGCGGACTGGCATGCGTGCGGAACAGTGGACCGAAGGCCCGAAGACTGAAGGTGCTCTTGCCGAAGACCGAAGGCGACGCACCCAATCACTCCTGACGGCAGCCAGCGGAATCCTGACTGCACTTGGCTTTGCCATTCATGCTTCGTCCGCGGGAAGCGTGCTTGCCGCGCTCAGTGAAACTCCTGGGGTGTTCGCACCTGCGCCAATCGCCGCCATCCTGGCGTATGCGCTGGCTGTCGTCTGTGCGATCAGATATGTCGCGCCGAAGGCTCTACTTTCCGCGCGACGTCTGCGGCCTGACATGAATTTGCTGATGGTCATTGCCGTCGCGGGTGCTGTTGCGATTCACCAATGGTTCGAGGCGGCCACCGTCTCATTCTTTTTCGCGCTTGCCCTGGCGCTGGAGGCGTGGAGCCTTGGGCGCGCGCGTCGGGCCGTAGCAGCGCTGATGGAACTGGCTCCAGCCGTTGCGCGCGTGAAGTTTGGAGGCGGAACGGAGAAGGAAATTCCTGTCGCGGCGGTGTCAATCGGTGCTCACATCGTTGTACGGCCTGGCGATAAAATTCCGCTCGACGGAATCGTCCTGACCGGTGCAAGCGAAGTGAACCAAGCTCCCATCACCGGCGAAAGCGTCCCCGTCTCGATATCGGAAGGTTCTGTGGTCTACGCCGGAACGATCAATGGCGAAGGTGCGCTGGAAATCGAAACCACAAAGGGCGCGCAAGACACCACGCTCGCCCGCATCATCAAAATGGTGGGCTCCGCGCAAAGCCGCCGCGCGCCTTCCGAGCAATGGGTCGAACGCTTTGCCCGAATCTATACGCCGAGCGTCATGGGGCTTGCTGTGGCGGTGCTCGTCATTCCGCCGCTTATATTCGGCGGAGCATGGGACGTATGGTTTTATCGCGCCCTGGTTCTTCTAGTCATCGCGTGCCCTTGCGCACTCGTCATCTCCACTCCGGTGAGCATCGTGGCGGCTCTGGCTGGCGCCGCGAAACAAGGCGTGCTGGTGAAAGGCGGCGTGCATCTCGAGACACCGTCGAAGCTCAAGGCAATCGCCATGGACAAAACCGGCACGCTGACGCAAGGACGCCCCAAGGTCGTCGAACTCGTCACCTTCAACAATCACAGCGAGGGCGAACTGCTGAAGTTGGCTACTGCCCTTGAAGCTCGCAGTGAGCATCCTTTGGCGAACGCGATACTTGAAAAGGCGGCCGAAGCCGGAATAGCGGCAGCCCCTGCCAGTGGGGTCCAGGCAGTGCGCGGCAAAGGAGTTGTCGGTCGCATCGGCGAGCAACATGCTTGGTTGGGATCTTGTCGCTTTATCGAAGAACACGATGGGCTTTCGAATTCGACCGAGGCGCTTCAAGCAGCCGATGCTCTTGCAAGTGCTGGACGTACTGTTATCGGCGTTGGCGATGACCGCGAGATCTGGGGCCTGATTGCCGTCGCCGATGCGGTGAGACCGGAGGCCAAGCGTATTGTGGCCGACCTACACGCGGCAGGTATCGAGCGCGTCGTGATGCTGACTGGCGATAATAGGGCCACTGCTGAAATGATCGCGCGGGAAACTGGCGTCGATGAGGTGCACGCGGAGCTCTTGCCCGAACAGAAGGTCGAATCTGTTGAAAGGTTGGTCGCGCGGTACGGTCATGTCGGGATGATTGGAGATGGCGTAAATGATGCTCCCGCGATGGCACGCGCGAACGTTGGCATCGCCATGGGAGCAATCGGCTCTGATGCTGCCATCGAGACTGCGGATATCGCTCTCATGCAGGACGATTTATCGCGCCTGCCTTGGCTCATTCGTCATTCCAAGGCGACTCTGGCCATCGTCCGGCAGAACATCGGCTTCTCGCTTGCTGTCAAATTGCTTTTTACAGGTCTGACGATCGTCGGATGGGCATCGCTATGGGGAGCCATCGCAGCCGATGTCGGGGCTTCGCTGCTCGTCGTGCTGAACGGGCTCCGACTATTAAATCGCGACCAGTCAGCTCAGACGTAAATCCATCGACGACTGGCCGTGGTTCGACTGCCTCTGACGCCAGAGGCGAAACTGGGCGCACTCACTGAAATAAGCTGGCGGATGAAAGTTCTTGGGTTGATGAGCTATTTCTTGGGCATACACCGATGACGCTTGACCTTTCCGTCGTCGGCATTGTCACGGCGTTCGCGGCCGGAGCGGTCTCGTTCCTATCGCCGTGTGTCCTTCCCCTGGTGCCGGCATACATCTCATATGTTGCAGGTCAAAGCCTCCCACCGGCGGACGGCGATCAATCGGTCCCGGCTCGGATGCAGCTTCGCGTACTGTTTTTGAGTGTATGCTTTGTCCTCGGATTTACGACGATCTTTGTGGCACTTGGTGCCGGCGCCAACGCCTTGAGCTTGGTGCTCGCAGTTTACCGATACGAAATCAATATACTTAGCGGTCTACTGGTAATCCTGTTTGGTATCTTTACGACAGGCCTCTGGCGTCCTGCTTGGATCGAGCGCGACACGCGCGTGCAAATCGCACGGCCGGGCACAGGACCGGTCTCTGCCTATCTCCTCGGTACTGCATTTGCGTTTGGATGGACGCCCTGCATTGGTCCGGTCCTTGGCGCAATCCTTGCAGTCGCGGCTTCGTCTTCCTCCGGCGCGAGCGGTGTGGCGCTGCTTGCCATTTACTCTCTCGGCCTTGGGTTGCCGTTCGTTCTGGCGGCGCTTTTTTCCAGCAGATTTGTCGGACGCTTGGGAAAATTTGGACGCGCCGGTCGCATTTTGCAGTTGATTGCCGGATTCGTGATGATCGCTATGGGGGTTGCAATGATTACCGGTCATCTCACTGACGTTGCGATCTGGTTCTTCGAAACGTTTCCGATGCTGGGTCAAATCGGCTGAGCAGGCGCGCAGGTGGAGTGTGATAATGCGAGCAACACTGGCGGTGGCTGCAACATGGTACATCATAGACCAAGCCAGCAAATGGTGGATACTCAATCATCTCATGAATCCGCCGGCGACGATCAGCCTTACGCCGTTTTTTAACATAGTGCTGGGCTGGAATACCGGAGTTAGCTTTGGGCTGTTTGGAGGCCTTGGTGTTCCGGCGTGGATTTTCGTGGCATTCGCGATCGCGATGTCCGCAGCCCTTTTGGTCTGGTTGGGTCGCGCTAACGTCCCATTCGTGCGCGTTGCCATCGGCTTGATCGTCGGTGGAGCGCTCGGGAATGCCACGGACCGCCTACGGCGCGGTGCCGTACCTGATTTTTTGGATTTTCATCTCGGGAATTGGCACTGGCCGGCCTTCAACATGGCCGACGTCGGGGTCGTCTGCGGAACATCTCTGCTGATGTTGCATTTCGTCACACAACCGGGCAGCGCCAACACGGCAAGCACACAAGAAGAACGCTGATGTTTGTAAGCACGGCTTGCACTCTATAACGCTTCGGAGTTCGAATTGTCGAAGATCATCGCCACACTTATGGTTTCAGTCATTCTCCTGGGATGTTCGACGCCTCAATTTGACGCTGCTAAGCATCTGCGGCCGATACCCACAGTCTTATTGTCAGACATGCAGGCCAAGGGAATGACCTCGTCAGCCCCGATCTTGGTGCGCATCTTCAAACAGGAAAATGAACTTGAAGTGTGGAAACGCGAGAGCAGCGGCCGTTACGCTTTGCTGAAGACGTACGGCATTTGTCGATGGTCCGGCCAGTTAGGTCCGAAAAATCGGGAAGGAGACCGTCAGGCCCCTGAGGGATTCTATCTCGTTACGCCTAAGCAAATGAACCCTCGCTCGGAGCTCTTTCTTTCATTCGATCTGGGATTTCCGAACGAGGTCGATCGGGCGCACGGTCGATCTGGACGTCATTTGATGGTGCATGGTGAATGCACTTCGAGCGGATGCTACGCGATGACGAATGACGGGATGGCTGAAATATATGCGCTTGCGCGGGAGGCGTTCGCCGGCGGCCAAAAGGCCATCCAAGTTCAAGCATTACCGTTTCGCATGACAGCTGAGAATCTGGCCAAATACCGTGCCGATCCAAATTTTGCGTTTTGGAAGAATCTGAAGGAAGGTTCGGATCATTTCGAGGTTGTGCGTCACGAGCCTAGAGTTGACGCGTGCGGCGGGAACTACGTTTTCAATGCGAGCGCGCCTCGGGGCCCGCTTCGCGCCTCTCGGCCCTGCCCGGAATTGGTGTATGAACCAGAAACAGCGGCACTTGTTGAGGAAAAGCAACGCAACGACACCCAACAGGTAGCTCAGCTCGTGCGCGCCGGCACTGGTGCATTCAAACGCGTTTACCTCGATGGAGACATGCACAAAAGTTATCGGCGCTTATTGGACGCGGCACCCTCATCATATGCGAGCTTCAACGTCGCCGAGGTCAGTCGGCTGGAGGCGTTAAAGGGAGAGCCGCTAGAAATGCCAATCCAATAACTGCATTGCTTTGCAAGCGCTGAGATGGATTAGGGAGGTCGAGCACGGTCACCTGCCGGCAGGACGTTAAGCAGCTTGAAAA is a genomic window of Bradyrhizobium sp. G127 containing:
- the trbF gene encoding conjugal transfer protein TrbF, producing the protein MNPFRRPSVRYGKTPAPETPYQKAAQVWDERIGSARVQARNWRLIAFGNLALAAGLAGGLVWHAMRGTVVPWVVQVDQLGQAQAVAPAIADYKPTDGQVAWHLARFIEQVRSIPVDPIIVRQNWLTAYDFVTDRGAIALNDYARTNDPFTKVGKIQIAVDVSSVIRASRDSFRIAWVERRYENGSLAAIERWTAILTIVIETPRDAEKLRRNPLGVFIHALNWSKELG
- the trbL gene encoding P-type conjugative transfer protein TrbL → MNNTGVIDRFLDVFTRYIDSGFGLVGGDVQFLSTTLIGIDITLAGLFWAMSADDDVIARLIKKTLYIGFFAFIIGNFNSLCRVVFESFSQLGLKAAGSALSSADFLRPGKLAQVGVDAGKPLLEAASGLMGYVSFFTNFVQIFVLLVAWVIVVAAFFILAVQLFITLIEFKLTTLAGFVLIPFALFNKTSFLAEKVLGNVVASGVKILVLAVIVGIGTSLFSEFTQGFGGDQPTIEDALAIMLAALSLFGLGIFAPSVAAGLVSGAPQLGAGAAVGTALAAGGLGVAGAMGARAGASIAGSAMGAGARGVGSLAGMSPSSSSSSSSSPSAGTPTWAQRLHRVQSMKSGASTAAHAVRSGDHGGSNSVPLNQDDRA
- the trbK-alt gene encoding putative entry exclusion protein TrbK-alt; amino-acid sequence: MITLVRTAVLSLLALAATGCTIPLRQARDEAPPPASDPLDARLLRCSALGPKAAADDADCQSAWAEARQRILPPPVGK
- the trbJ gene encoding P-type conjugative transfer protein TrbJ, translated to MTRIRSLAVVITISASLLAAVPCPAQIAVFDPSNYSQNLMTAANTLKQIDNQLTALQNQTQMLLNQARHLTSLPTSLLNDIDRTFTQTQNLLKQVDKIAYDVQAIEQTFQKYQGFSASQSDHQLINGARDRWQTSVSAFQHSMSVGATAVNNLLATQSHTDTLIGASQSAVGVLQVSQAGNQLLAVQARQMADLTALVAAQGRAQSIEQARQTAGEDQAREQVRRFLTSGRGYQPQSVQMFH
- the trbE gene encoding conjugal transfer protein TrbE, which encodes MMNLAEYRKRPALLADFLPWAALIAPGVVLNKDGSFQRTARFRGPDLDSATPSELVGTTARLNNALRRLGSGWAIFVEAQRNAANRYPDSRFPDPVSALVDAERRAQFEEQEAHFESAYYLTLCWLPPAEDAARAEAWLYEGRERGGVDGHEVLRGFIDRTGRVLQLIEGFVPDAAWLDDSETLTYLHACISTKRHRVRVPEIPMQLDALLVDEPMAGGLEPRLGSQHLRTLSVIGFPTATFPGVLDELNQLAFPYRWSTRAIMLDKTDATKLLTKIRRQWFAKRKSVAAILKEVMTNEASTLLDTDAANKAADADAALQELGSDMIGQAYVTATITVWDADPRTADEKLRLVEKVIQGRDFNCIVETVNAIEAWLGSLPGHVYANVRQPPVSTLNLAHMIPLSAVWAGPERDEHLGAPPLFFAKTEGATPFRFSVHVGDVGHTLIVGPTGAGKSVLLALMALQFRRYEHSQIFAFDFGGSIRAAAIAMGGDWHDLGGALSDDSATSVTLQPLAAIDDAAERGWAAEWIASILAREGITVTPEAKEHLWTALTSLASAPAGERTLTGLSVLLQSTALKQALRPYCLGGPFGRLLDAEAERLGDAPVQAFETEGLIGSAAASAALSYLFHRIEGRLDGSPTLLIIDEGWLALDDIGFAQQLREWLKTLRKKNASVVFATQSLADIEGSAIAAAIVESCPTRLFLPNERAIEPQIMTVYHRFGLNDRQIEIISRATPKRDYYCQSRRGNRLFELGLGDAALAFTAASSKTDQVTIAELVAEHGRDGFAAAWLRRKGNDWAADLLPTFITEPSP
- a CDS encoding VirB3 family type IV secretion system protein, with product MTEPVEPVPGFYAPVHRSLSDPILLGGAPRTVAIANGTLAAAIGLGLRLWIPGLLLWAIGHAAAVWAAKRDAQFVDVVRRHLRYPAHFGG